AATGCAATACAATGATAACACGCTTTAATTGAGCCTGATGGAGCATTCTGCAATCCAAATATTCAATCTGCACAAATTTCATACAACTTTTTAAAAGACCTAGAAAGAATTGTAATGAGACTAAAATAAGGAAATGTGATGTGCCACATAAACATGGCTGTAttgtttactgtatttgttttaatgtgTTTATTACTTAATTTAAGAACTCACACAATGGAATTCAAACACTCCCAGATTCTATAGGTATTCATTTCAATAaacaagtttttcttttgtttcaccCAAGATGTTGTGTTTCTGCTCACTTTATTAGCAATAGCATGAAATCAGTCTCAATCTGAAACAAAATAACAATAGGAATAGCAAAAATGACccacaaaatatgtatatttgaaAAGACAGTTCCTTTACACGCAGACCTGCATTGAACAGCATATAACCTCAAATGTGAGAAGGAGGCCCATGTAAAACATAATGTACTGTAAAACCTGAAACCTCATGGTCACAAGTGGCTGATGGACTTGCATTTAATACGTGCAGAGCATCAATTTGGCATCTGAAAGCATGCAGGTAAATGCATCATGGCCAGCAGCAGCAGGGATCCAACAAAGCTCTATTAAGTTATGGAACAGGAATTGCGGCATTGCTTTGACTTCACTTCAAAGTTCAGTTGAAAATTATGAATGGCAGAGAaaccacaaagagacaaagagGTCTGACCTTAAACCTCGGCAACCtccatttgcatttttcttatCCTTAGCAGGGCTGGATTTAGTGGAGTCCAGGGAAAGTGGCTACCCCAAAATCCCAAGTTAGTTAGTTATAGACACTATCTAAATGAAACAAACTGCAATGTCCCAAACATACAATAAGAGCTGCTGCTCTGTAAAGTTGTTAGCGTTGTCTTTCTGTCCTAAATCTTTAACTCATACAGTGACAGTTTCAATCTAGgacttgtgtttttaaaattttaaaatcgtTTCAGATGCACAAATGGTTACTGGATCCACAATACACCACGTGAATGATCATTGGCCTGGTGCTGGAATTACTGCCCCACTGTCACAAATTTATGTGCAGAATATTTTTGAAGACTTGTTTAAAATTCCTATTGCACAGCGGGTATATAAATGGGTTAAGGGTCGAGTTGATGTAACCGAGCCATATGGTGAACATGTGCAGGTCGTGGTGCACACAGTCTCTACAGAATGCCGTAACCATGAAGGCTATAAAGTACGGTATCCAACACAGCAGGAAAGCTGCAATGATGAATCCCAATTGCCTGGCCGCCTTGTGCTCCTTGTGAATCCTCAGGCTGTGGAGTCTCTCACGGGAGTTTTCGATAAATCTTTGCCATgtctgcctcagagaaccctcCTTTGCTGGGTCCAGCTCGGCGTCATCATCCACCTTAGAGCAGGGCACAGATCGGCTAGGATCGTCATTGTTGCAAAGCAGAGACGAGGACCTCTCCACCTGTCTGATATTGCAAGCGCCTCTTACCGTGTTTGGCACTGTGATGTGACATTCTTTCAAAGATGATTGTCGGTTTCCTTCTGAACCGACACTTTCTGGTTGAAAGGAAGATGGACTTATTGGAACGGCAGCGTCCGGACTCTTCTCTTGAGGGGATAAGGAGTTCCTTCCTGGTTTTGTCGTCGCTCtgtattcttttgttttcatatcAAGCAAATGTTGTTCTGGACACTGTGCACCAATTTTTCGGTGTGATCTAGAAAGAGAACTTTTGGTTTTATTGAATTCCTCGAGAGAATAAGTCTGGTCTACAAGATTTTGGTCAACCTGCCTTTTTAAAAGTTTAACAGGAACCTCACTTTCCTTTTCGGGAGATTTGGAGTTTTTCGATGAGCGGGCATTTTCCTGATTGTCCTTTTCCTCAAATGAATCTGTTGGGTGAATAATCCTCTCTCTGTCTCGCAGATGTTGCCTTACTGCCAAGTAGATGTGTGTGTAAAACCAAAGCATCAAAACAGAGGGTACATAGAAATTGAAGACAGCAGTAATAACTTTAAACCATGTGACGAAGCGGAAATCGgtgtcacactttttttcttcttcaggttTAAGCTCTACATGGGTGAAGAACCTCCATCCTAAAATAGGGAAAATCCACAACATTGACAGCAACCAGGCTCCAGATATCATTATGCTTGCTTTCCCTCTCGTTCGATACTTCAGATACTTCAGTGGCTGTCTGACAGACCGGTACCGATCCAAACAGAGTATAAACAAGCTAAAAATTGATGCTGTACTCGCCACATAATCCATAATCAGCCAAAATTGACAGACAGCCCTGCCCAACTTCCATTCATCCTCCAGCAGATACATCAAGTTGAGTGGCATCACAGTGGTGCCGACGATGAGATCGGCCACCGAGAGGCTTACGACATACAGATTACCGACTGTGTGCAAGCTCTTCTCTCTTTTCACAGCGTAAAGAACGAGCAGGTTCATTATGATAGTGAGGAGGGAGAGGAAGCCGAGAGATACACCTAGCAGGGCGCTGTACAGTCGGGCATAAACTGGGAATGTCTGATTGACTGGCGTGACGATGGAATCATCCGGGTGGCTGCCCCAGCTCTTGCAACCACTGCTGTTATCGTACCTGTTTGTATTCAGGTGCAGATGGACCGTGGAGAGCGACAGCGCAGATTCCATCCTACGAAATTAATGACTATCGATCCAGTTCCATGGTGGTAAACACAGCGGTGGGCCCAAATATGTGCGCACAGAGCCTCTATTGGTGCAACAAAAACAGGGATCTCTTGTGAAAGATGATTATCATTGTGGTCCCAATCGATAGTCCATTGTTTGATTTGTTTATATCTGGAAGACATAAAAGAGAAAACAAGTCAGATTGGCAGTAATTTAAGCCCTTCAGATGTCGATggctttccattcattttcttaacaAGACAATAATATTTGATTTTatcctatcccagttgactttggcaGAAAGATCACTGCACCCAGAGCATATGATCCCATTGAGTTACAATTTATACTAAACCAGCGATGTGATCTGTGACATTTCCAAACGAAgataactgatttttttttccttattccaTTATGGTTTGGTTCCTTCAGTACAGTACAAATGTTTTCCATGTCATTTGTCACAGGTTGCAAAACCTACCACGTCTAAGCACTGTTCCAACCACATCGATGGTGTTTGGTAGTATGTATTTGGCGATATTACCTGGCTTAATCATGGAGACCAATTTTGGGTGTTATAATCTCTGAATCAATTGCATTTAAACCAATTAAGACCTAAACTGCCAGAACTACAGTTCTTCATCAGTAGACTTTATAATTTTGACCTAAATGACCATTTATGAGAAAAGTAGCATTTTGTAGATTTCTATAAAATGTCATACGGGTCAGAACCATGTCTTGGTCTTGACTCAATCCCTCAAAGCCTTTtgggattgtattttttgttttgaaactttCCTTCCATATCTGAGTTAGATGACAGAAATACTTTGACGAAAGGCTGTTCTCTTTCTAAAAGAGTTTAGAAATAGAAGCACACTTTAACCCATCTACTGTTACTCTGAAAAACTTTGACAAAAGGATGTTAGCCATACCGCTTTACGACAGCAATATTTTAAGCAACAGCCCATCCATGATATTGCCCGTCTCTACTCAAAGAAGCTTGAGAGAACAGAAACAATATAAAACACCTATAGAGAAGAAGTGATGATTCTCCACTCGATCACCTTATACCTTCTTCTTGTTGACCTTACGGCCTGTGCcattggggtcaccacagcgtgtcatctttttccatctaagcctatctcgtgcatcttcctctcttaacacccactgtccctcacaacatccatcaaccttttctttggtcttcctttcgctcttttgcctggcagctccatcctcagcaccattctgccaatatactcactctctcgcctctggacatgtccaaaacatcaaattctgcactctccaaccttgtctccaaagtatccaactttggctgtccctctaatgagctcatctctaatcctacccaacctgctcactccgagcgagaacctcaacattttcattcctcccacctccagttctgcttcccattccctcttcagtggcaccgtctctaatctgtacatcatggccggcctcgcaactgttttataaactttgcccatcatcctagcagagactcttctgtcacataacacaccagacaccttccgccagctgtttcaacctgcttggacccatttcgtcagttccttaccacactcaccattgctctggaatgTTGACCCCACgtattttaagtcgtccaccctcgctatctcttctccctggagcctcactgttccccctccacccctctcattcatgcacatatattctgtattaCTTCGGCAaatcttcagtcctctcctttccagtgcatgcttccatctttctaattgttcctccaattgctcccttctttcactgcaTCTCATCAGCGAACATTGAAATTACCTTATACCTTACCGTTCTTAATATAAGACAACATTGTAATACTTATTTTGGAAGCCCAAATTTAcctcatcagaaaataacatACCAAATTCCTATTTACCAAAGGAATGTCCATACCAAAAAGTTTAGCCTTTTAAGAGTTTCTGACTGTTGGTGACAACCTTATTGAGTGGTTGCACGGCTTCTGTTCTCACGCTAACTCCATTGGCGACTCAGCTATGAGCATTCCGCCGAAGACaacctgccatgaaaatcacCAAATCATTGAGAACTGAACTGAAAGATGCCACTTCATGAGTAGATTCCATCATTTGTAAGCATTTGGTTTGAGTGCACCTAAAActttgggggagggggacaGGGGTTCAAACTTGACCAGAGACCAAAAGGTATCGTGATCTCATCTGCATCCTTAAATGATATTAAAGACTGCTTTGATATTTAATTCTCAGAAGTGAAACATTGAGTAGGGTCAAACGTCTGAAACAAATGTAATCTTTTTTCAACCAGACTGAATAGGCACAAATAATTTTGGGGAGTGTTTAATCCATGCAGTGTTCAATGATGCatccttttatttgttttatttatgaaacAATATCCAGTTGCTTTCTAATCAATCTGGGTCAAACACGTAACTTGAGTCTGTTGTTCAGGAACGTTAATGTGACTTAACACTTCATGTAACTAACTTAACTTCCTTGCGCTTTGTTTTTCGCTGTCCAGCTGGCTATCTTcaacactcactcactcacacacacgcgcacacacacaacggcgcacacacactcacagagaGGGTGGCAAATGCAGTCAGCACACAAACTGTGATTGGAGAAACTCAGACACTAATGGCATGTTTATGCCGGCTTGAACCCATTTGCATTCATAGAATTCCACAGCAGAATGTCCGCAGCTTGCGTAAATTTGCATATCAC
This portion of the Syngnathoides biaculeatus isolate LvHL_M chromosome 10, ASM1980259v1, whole genome shotgun sequence genome encodes:
- the hrh1 gene encoding histamine H1 receptor, encoding MESALSLSTVHLHLNTNRYDNSSGCKSWGSHPDDSIVTPVNQTFPVYARLYSALLGVSLGFLSLLTIIMNLLVLYAVKREKSLHTVGNLYVVSLSVADLIVGTTVMPLNLMYLLEDEWKLGRAVCQFWLIMDYVASTASIFSLFILCLDRYRSVRQPLKYLKYRTRGKASIMISGAWLLSMLWIFPILGWRFFTHVELKPEEEKKCDTDFRFVTWFKVITAVFNFYVPSVLMLWFYTHIYLAVRQHLRDRERIIHPTDSFEEKDNQENARSSKNSKSPEKESEVPVKLLKRQVDQNLVDQTYSLEEFNKTKSSLSRSHRKIGAQCPEQHLLDMKTKEYRATTKPGRNSLSPQEKSPDAAVPISPSSFQPESVGSEGNRQSSLKECHITVPNTVRGACNIRQVERSSSLLCNNDDPSRSVPCSKVDDDAELDPAKEGSLRQTWQRFIENSRERLHSLRIHKEHKAARQLGFIIAAFLLCWIPYFIAFMVTAFCRDCVHHDLHMFTIWLGYINSTLNPFIYPLCNRNFKQVFKNILHINL